In Thermomonas carbonis, a single genomic region encodes these proteins:
- a CDS encoding sulfite exporter TauE/SafE family protein, producing MSALLIYLLLGACAGVLAGLLGIGGGLVLVGALSWLLPLQGVPADAAMHVALASSLTSIVLTAAASARAHHRRGSVLWPTVAWMVPGVLLGGWLGSRFAIALDDGVLRWCVAGYCFLIAAQMLWSKTPAGTGTVAAPRGPGYTLAGSGIGIVSAIVGIGGGSLTVPLLVWRGVVPVRAVGTSSACGIFIGIGSALGYALQAPAGAVALPGAFGYVYLPAALGVALASVFAAPYGTRLAHALSGPALKRVFAVFLLLVGGAFAYSALT from the coding sequence ATGTCCGCGTTGCTGATCTATCTGTTGCTTGGCGCTTGCGCCGGCGTGCTCGCGGGTCTGCTGGGCATCGGCGGAGGACTGGTGCTGGTGGGAGCGCTGTCGTGGTTGCTTCCGCTGCAGGGCGTGCCCGCCGATGCGGCCATGCATGTGGCATTGGCGAGTTCGCTGACCAGCATCGTGCTGACCGCAGCGGCATCCGCGCGCGCGCATCATCGCCGCGGCAGCGTGCTGTGGCCGACGGTGGCGTGGATGGTGCCGGGCGTGTTGCTGGGTGGCTGGTTGGGCAGCCGCTTCGCGATCGCCCTCGACGATGGCGTGTTGCGCTGGTGCGTGGCCGGCTACTGCTTCCTGATCGCGGCGCAGATGCTGTGGTCGAAGACGCCGGCAGGCACCGGCACGGTCGCCGCGCCGCGAGGGCCGGGTTACACGCTGGCAGGGAGCGGCATCGGTATCGTCTCGGCGATCGTCGGCATCGGTGGCGGCAGCCTGACCGTGCCTTTGCTGGTCTGGCGCGGGGTGGTGCCGGTGCGTGCGGTCGGCACGTCGTCCGCCTGCGGGATCTTCATCGGCATCGGCAGTGCGCTGGGTTACGCGCTGCAGGCACCCGCGGGTGCGGTGGCTTTGCCTGGCGCATTCGGCTACGTGTACCTGCCCGCCGCACTGGGCGTGGCGCTGGCCTCGGTGTTCGCCGCGCCGTACGGCACGCGGCTGGCGCATGCGTTGAGCGGGCCGGCGCTGAAACGCGTGTTCGCGGTGTTCCTGCTGCTGGTCGGTGGTGCCTTCGCGTACAGTGCGCTGACCTGA
- a CDS encoding c-type cytochrome: MRLARVHGLVGLACLVLAAAAYAQSTAVAVPDNAPVQAAPLDDKPATWGDAKAGQSKAGACAACHGVDGNAMLQNAPRIAGMPERYIAQQLALFKHGERTGGLAALMAPYAAPLSNQDMRDLGAWFATQKPAAGVADDSVIAAGPNKGLKFYQVGERLYRAGDAARGIPACMACHGPSGAGNPGPSYPSLHGQETAYVVRRLEEYRAGTSTYKDAAHFNLMAGIAKPLSDEEIRSLGSYVQGLHARASAKPASAAP; encoded by the coding sequence ATGCGTCTTGCCCGCGTCCATGGTCTCGTCGGCCTTGCCTGCCTTGTTCTGGCCGCCGCCGCGTATGCACAGAGCACCGCCGTTGCCGTTCCCGACAACGCCCCGGTCCAGGCCGCGCCGCTGGACGACAAGCCCGCCACTTGGGGTGATGCCAAGGCCGGCCAGAGCAAGGCCGGTGCCTGCGCCGCGTGCCACGGCGTGGATGGCAACGCGATGCTGCAGAACGCGCCGCGGATCGCCGGCATGCCGGAACGCTACATCGCCCAGCAGCTCGCCCTGTTCAAGCACGGCGAACGCACCGGCGGTCTGGCTGCACTGATGGCCCCGTATGCCGCCCCGTTGTCCAACCAGGACATGCGCGACCTCGGTGCGTGGTTCGCGACCCAGAAGCCCGCCGCTGGCGTGGCCGACGACAGCGTCATCGCCGCTGGCCCGAACAAGGGCCTGAAGTTCTACCAGGTGGGCGAACGCCTGTATCGCGCTGGCGACGCCGCCCGCGGCATCCCCGCCTGCATGGCCTGCCACGGTCCGTCCGGTGCTGGCAACCCGGGTCCGTCCTACCCGTCGCTGCACGGCCAGGAAACCGCCTACGTGGTGCGCCGCCTCGAGGAGTATCGCGCCGGCACCAGCACCTACAAGGACGCCGCGCATTTCAATTTGATGGCCGGCATCGCCAAGCCGCTCAGCGACGAAGAGATCCGTTCGCTGGGCAGCTACGTGCAGGGCCTGCACGCACGCGCATCGGCCAAGCCGGCAAGTGCCGCCCCCTGA
- a CDS encoding zinc-binding dehydrogenase codes for MRSVLHATFGEPADVLTAGDSPMPEPGPGQARVRMLLSPIHNHDVWTVRGQYGYKPTLPAIAGSEAMGVVDALGEGVEGVTIGQRVTTAGARGAWAEYFTVPANSLVPVPDNIDDATAAQLVAMPLSALMLLETLGVVEGDWIVQNAANGAVGKALAMLARARGIHVLNLVRREEGVAEMAAQGIGNTVCTMHEGWKATARELMGGARPKAAVDSVGGPASGVLASLLGENGLLVSFGSMTGESMQIPSGELIFKQITVKGFWGTPASKALSSQDRRRLMGELLQRAASGELQLPVAATYDFDAIGDAIRDSLVPGRASKGKILLRP; via the coding sequence ATGCGCAGTGTCCTGCATGCGACCTTCGGCGAACCGGCCGACGTCCTGACCGCGGGCGACAGCCCGATGCCGGAACCCGGTCCCGGACAGGCGCGGGTGCGCATGCTGCTCTCGCCGATCCACAACCACGATGTCTGGACGGTGCGCGGGCAGTACGGCTACAAGCCGACCTTGCCGGCGATCGCGGGCAGCGAGGCGATGGGTGTCGTCGATGCGCTGGGCGAGGGCGTCGAGGGCGTGACCATCGGCCAACGCGTGACTACGGCCGGTGCGCGTGGTGCGTGGGCGGAATATTTCACCGTGCCGGCGAATTCGCTGGTGCCGGTCCCGGACAACATCGACGACGCGACCGCGGCGCAGCTGGTGGCGATGCCGCTGAGCGCGCTGATGCTGCTGGAAACCCTGGGCGTGGTCGAAGGCGACTGGATCGTGCAGAACGCCGCCAATGGCGCGGTCGGCAAGGCGCTGGCGATGCTGGCGCGTGCGCGCGGCATCCACGTGCTGAACCTGGTGCGCCGCGAGGAAGGCGTGGCCGAAATGGCGGCGCAGGGCATCGGCAACACCGTCTGCACCATGCACGAGGGCTGGAAGGCCACCGCGCGTGAGCTGATGGGTGGCGCGCGCCCGAAGGCGGCGGTGGATTCGGTCGGCGGCCCGGCCAGCGGCGTGCTGGCCAGCCTGCTCGGCGAAAACGGCTTGCTGGTGTCCTTCGGCAGCATGACCGGCGAGTCGATGCAGATTCCCTCCGGCGAACTGATCTTCAAGCAGATCACGGTCAAGGGATTCTGGGGCACGCCGGCCAGCAAGGCCTTGTCCTCGCAGGATCGCCGCCGGTTGATGGGCGAGCTGCTGCAGCGCGCCGCCAGCGGCGAACTGCAACTGCCGGTCGCGGCGACCTATGACTTCGACGCCATCGGCGATGCGATCCGCGATTCCCTGGTGCCTGGCCGGGCCAGCAAGGGCAAGATCCTGCTGCGTCCCTGA
- a CDS encoding thiol:disulfide interchange protein DsbA/DsbL, whose protein sequence is MTASRYALLLLALLPLAACKNDAPAPVTDSSTAAAPVASVQQASSEDPAQKAAAEAAIRAAEEAAAKAPPLVAGVDYVDIPNGQRFNTTDGRIEVVEVFGYVCPFCASVQPMVSAMKAKFPADVHMVYVPAAFGGTWDNYAKAFYTAEAMGLVDKTHDAMFRAIHIDKTLKGERGMDTPEQIAAFYGNYGADPKQFTSSMQSFAVATKVNSGKQFILNAFSNGDSPSTPAFIVDGKYRVKGKSVDDVFRVLNQLIVAERAKKAAAAPAAAPAATDAAAPVAPAETPAAAAPQA, encoded by the coding sequence ATGACCGCATCGCGCTACGCCCTGCTGCTCCTCGCCCTGCTCCCGCTGGCTGCCTGCAAGAACGACGCGCCTGCGCCGGTCACCGATTCATCAACCGCTGCCGCACCGGTTGCCAGCGTGCAGCAGGCCAGTTCCGAAGATCCGGCGCAGAAGGCCGCCGCCGAGGCCGCGATCCGGGCCGCCGAGGAAGCCGCCGCGAAGGCCCCGCCCCTGGTCGCGGGCGTGGATTACGTCGACATTCCGAACGGCCAGCGCTTCAACACCACCGACGGCCGCATCGAGGTGGTGGAAGTGTTCGGTTATGTCTGCCCGTTCTGCGCCTCGGTGCAACCGATGGTCAGCGCGATGAAGGCCAAATTCCCGGCCGACGTGCACATGGTCTATGTGCCGGCGGCGTTCGGCGGGACGTGGGACAACTATGCCAAGGCCTTCTACACCGCCGAGGCGATGGGCCTGGTCGACAAGACCCATGACGCGATGTTCCGCGCGATCCATATCGACAAGACCCTGAAGGGCGAGCGCGGCATGGATACGCCGGAGCAGATCGCCGCGTTCTACGGCAACTACGGTGCGGATCCGAAGCAGTTCACCAGCAGCATGCAGAGCTTCGCGGTGGCCACCAAGGTCAACAGCGGCAAGCAGTTCATCCTGAATGCCTTCAGCAACGGCGACTCGCCCAGCACCCCGGCCTTCATCGTCGACGGCAAGTACCGGGTCAAGGGTAAGTCGGTCGACGACGTGTTCCGCGTGCTCAACCAGCTGATCGTGGCCGAGCGCGCCAAGAAAGCCGCGGCCGCGCCGGCAGCGGCTCCGGCCGCAACGGATGCCGCGGCACCGGTTGCGCCCGCGGAAACGCCCGCAGCTGCCGCGCCGCAGGCCTGA
- a CDS encoding endonuclease/exonuclease/phosphatase family protein, with amino-acid sequence MLSANIQAGSSTRGYQDYVTRSWSHVLPAGNKRGSLDLIAELAGRHDIVGLQESDPGSLRSGFTNQTHYLAQRGGFAYWSHQPNRRMGGVASSANGLLSKLEPKRVEEHSLPGRVKGRGVLIGTFGDGDDGLTVAVAHLSLGAQSRKSQIDFIAELLGDHPHAVLMGDFNCDPDRPEMQGLYRNTRLQPPADCVPTFPSWRPQRAIDHVLVTPALAIAAMQAVPAAHSDHLALSVELDVPEHAFG; translated from the coding sequence CTGCTGAGCGCCAACATCCAGGCGGGTTCCAGCACCCGCGGCTACCAGGACTACGTCACCCGCAGCTGGTCGCACGTGTTGCCGGCCGGCAACAAGCGCGGTTCGCTGGACCTGATCGCCGAACTCGCGGGCCGGCACGACATCGTCGGCCTGCAGGAATCGGATCCCGGCAGCCTGCGCTCCGGTTTTACCAACCAGACCCATTATCTGGCGCAACGCGGTGGCTTCGCCTACTGGAGCCACCAGCCCAACCGGCGGATGGGCGGCGTCGCCTCGAGCGCCAACGGCCTGCTGAGCAAGCTGGAACCGAAACGGGTCGAGGAGCATTCGCTGCCCGGCCGGGTCAAGGGCCGCGGCGTGTTGATCGGCACCTTCGGCGATGGCGACGACGGGCTGACGGTGGCGGTGGCGCATCTGTCGCTGGGCGCGCAGTCGCGCAAGTCGCAAATCGACTTCATCGCCGAACTGCTGGGCGACCACCCGCATGCGGTGCTGATGGGCGACTTCAATTGCGACCCGGATCGCCCGGAGATGCAGGGCCTGTACCGCAATACCCGCCTGCAGCCGCCGGCGGATTGCGTGCCCACCTTCCCCTCGTGGCGACCGCAGCGCGCGATCGACCATGTGCTGGTCACCCCGGCACTCGCCATCGCCGCCATGCAGGCCGTGCCGGCGGCGCATTCGGATCATCTGGCGTTGTCGGTGGAACTCGACGTGCCGGAACACGCCTTCGGCTGA
- a CDS encoding thiol:disulfide interchange protein DsbA/DsbL, which produces MRALLLSVTLLLSALALPAHAQKQLPGLTEGTEYRYIEDGKPYRAVPGKIEVAEVFGYWCPHCAHFAPMLEKWKATMPANAQLVLVPAMFDPNDAYARLFFIAEGANAVNATHASIFRAVHETNELPRKASIEQLTAYYTRLPGVNAKAFAAAQKDEATLQAKAANAREFQVRSDIPGTPSLVIAGKYLVLGNSFESMLDNARRVILAAAPAAKAKPKPAAAKPAAKPRT; this is translated from the coding sequence ATGCGCGCACTGCTGTTGTCCGTCACCCTCCTGCTGTCCGCCCTTGCCCTGCCGGCGCACGCGCAGAAACAACTGCCCGGACTGACCGAAGGCACCGAGTACCGCTACATCGAGGACGGCAAGCCCTACCGCGCGGTGCCCGGCAAGATCGAGGTCGCCGAGGTATTCGGCTACTGGTGTCCGCATTGCGCGCATTTCGCGCCGATGCTGGAAAAGTGGAAGGCGACCATGCCGGCGAATGCGCAGCTGGTGCTGGTGCCGGCGATGTTCGATCCGAACGATGCCTATGCGCGCCTGTTCTTCATCGCCGAAGGGGCCAACGCCGTCAACGCGACCCACGCCAGCATCTTCCGTGCGGTCCACGAGACCAACGAACTGCCGCGCAAGGCCAGCATCGAGCAACTCACCGCGTACTACACGCGCTTGCCGGGCGTGAACGCCAAGGCATTCGCCGCTGCCCAGAAGGATGAGGCGACCCTGCAGGCCAAGGCCGCGAACGCCCGGGAATTCCAGGTGCGCAGCGACATCCCGGGCACGCCTTCGCTGGTCATCGCCGGCAAGTACCTGGTGCTCGGAAACAGTTTCGAAAGCATGCTCGACAACGCCCGCCGCGTGATCCTGGCGGCGGCGCCGGCCGCCAAGGCCAAGCCGAAGCCTGCAGCGGCCAAGCCCGCCGCCAAGCCCCGCACCTGA